The Lycium ferocissimum isolate CSIRO_LF1 chromosome 10, AGI_CSIRO_Lferr_CH_V1, whole genome shotgun sequence genome window below encodes:
- the LOC132034085 gene encoding LRR receptor-like serine/threonine-protein kinase GSO1 gives MNLRYAPHSFIFLFFSFQLVFSQLPTNQINTMRRVYDMLQNNTHSSFAWNGIDKTSTPCSWRGISCNSDNSSITKVSFPSFSISSSEFLPVICQISTLESLDVSQNHLSSIPNEFITSCGGISGLKLLNFSGNKLHGILPSFTGFGKLESLDFSQNNLFGKVDLQLSGLNSLKSLNLGYNVFNGSVPTSLGKFNLLEELQLSANFFEGEFPIQIANFGNLTLIDLSLNGLSGVIPDRLGELSKLQVLILSSNKLSGTIPQSLMNIKTLTRFAANLNGFVGSIPIGLTNNLRNLDLSFNDLNGTIPQDLLSPLNLQFVDLTSNNLEGPVPASMSVNLIRLRLGQNALSGSFPSASFGSLQSLTYLELDNNNLSGPIPAELGKCQKLALLNLAQNKLSGPIPVQLADISNLQVLSLQFNNLVGEIPSNISQLNRLQKLNISGNSLTGSIPSSLSSLINLTNLNLQGNKLSGGIPIDIKNLYQLLELQLGGNQLGGPIPEMPLSLQIALNLSHNHFQGPIPATLSRLTSLEVLDLSYNRFSGEIPDFLTRMGGLTILVLSNNQLSGVFPSFGSFVSVDARGNRDLIFPSPVAPPQAAKKGRKSVVVAVVCSVCFGIMASICIQYFVLKHLYRTEFCWLTDDRLHKSRIKQSKAMAAICRPVNIMQSNELYTYYKVMMPCGVYYCIKKITRRNKSSILHSLERFEQGLVSIGHLSNYTMAPLAYVVESDTTYIFYEYPQHGTLFDLLHGRSDDNVLDWKSRFAIAVGICRGLDILHGGSLFSDPIVLFRVSTSSIFMEHLDQPLIGDIELGRAFSSSQFAIAVGYVPPEYAYVMRVTEAGNMYSFGVIMLELLTGKPAISEGTELAKWIIQHEDLGEVLDSRVSGNSVQVHQQMLLLLEIALQCVSVSPSERPDAKELLETLLSLGQQFGI, from the exons ATGAACTTAAGGTATGCTCCCCATAGTTTtatattcttgtttttttcttttcaactgGTCTTTTCCCAATTGCCCACAAATCAAATTAATACCATGAGAAGAGTCTATGATATGCTTCAGAATAATACTCATAGTTCTTTTGCATGGAATGGTATTGATAAAACTTCAACCCCATGTTCTTGGAGAGGTATTTCTTGCAATTCTGATAATTCTTCTATAACCAAAGTGTCCTTTCCATCTTTTTCTATTTCTAGCTCTGAGTTCTTGCCTGTTATTTGTCAAATTAGTACTTTGGAGTCTCTTGATGTTTCCCAAAACCATTTAAGTTCTATCCCAAATGAGTTCATTACTAGTTGTGGGGGGATTAGTGGGTTGAAATTGTTGAACTTTAGTGGGAATAAATTGCATGGTATTTTGCCTAGTTTCACTGGTTTTGGAAAGTTGGAGTCTTTGGACTTTTCTCAGAATAACTTGTTTGGGAAAGTTGACTTGCAGTTGAGTGGATTGAATTCACTTAAGAGTTTGAACCTCGGGTATAACGTGTTTAATGGTTCAGTTCCTACCAGTCTTGGAAAATTTAATCTTTTGGAGGAACTTCAACTTTCTGCTAATTTTTTTGAAGGTGAATTCCCTATTCAAATTGCGAACTTTGGGAACTTAACTTTGATTGATCTTTCTCTTAATGGTCTATCTGGTGTAATTCCTGATAGATTAGGAGAACTTTCCAAATTGCAAGTCTTGATCTTGTCATCCAATAAATTGAGTGGCACAATCCCCCAATCCCTTATGAATATCAAAACACTGACGCGTTTTGCTGCGAATCTGAATGGTTTTGTTGGAAGTATACCAATTGGTTTAACCAACAACCTGAGGAATTTGGACCTAAGTTTTAACGATTTAAATGGTACAATTCCTCAGGACCTGTTATCCCCACTGAACTTGCAGTTTGTTGATCTTACTTCCAATAATTTGGAGGGACCTGTTCCTGCGAGCATGTCGGTAAATTTGATCAGGTTGAGATTGGGGCAAAATGCTTTGAGTGGATCATTTCCATCTGCTTCCTTTGGAAGCCTTCAAAGTTTGACCTACTTGGAGCTGGATAACAACAACCTAAGTGGACCAATTCCTGCTGAATTGGGAAAGTGTCAAAAATTGGCCCTTTTGAACTTAGCTCAAAATAAGCTGAGTGGTCCTATTCCTGTACAGTTGGCTGATATTTCTAATCTTCAGGTACTGAGTCTTCAGTTCAATAACCTAGTTGGAGAAATCCCAAGTAACATTTCACAGTTGAACAGATTGCAGAAGCTCAATATCAGTGGGAATTCATTGACTGGTTCCATACCGAGTTCGTTATCAAGTTTGATAAATCTTACAAACTTGAACTTGCAGGGGAATAAACTAAGTGGTGGAATTCCGATCGACATTAAAAATTTATATCAGCTGTTAGAACTCCAACTTGGAGGGAACCAACTTGGTGGGCCTATTCCCGAGATGCCGTTGAGTTTACAGATCGCTTTGAATCTGAGTCACAATCATTTTCAAGGGCCTATACCAGCTACTCTTTCTAGATTAACTTCATTGGAAGTTTTGGATCTCTCTTACAACAGGTTCTCAGGTGAGATTCCCGATTTCCTGACTAGAATGGGAGGCTTGACTATTTTGGTGCTTTCGAACAATCAACTCTCTGGAGTTTTTCCATCGTTTGGAAGCTTTGTCAGTGTTGATGCAAGAGGAAATAGGGATCTGATCTTTCCTTCCCCGGTTGCTCCACCACAAGCtgcaaaaaagggaagaaaatctGTAGTTGTTGCAGTTGTATGCAGCGTTTGTTTTGGTATCATGGCAAGCATTTGTATTCAGTACTTTGTTTTGAAGCACTTGTATCGAACTGAGTTTTGTTGGTTAACTGATGATAGGCTCCACAAGTCTCGAATTAAACAGTCCAAGGCCATGGCTGCAATTTGTAGGCCAGTTAACATTATGCAAAGCAACGAGTTGTACACATACTACAAGGTTATGATGCCTTGCGGTGTGTACTATTGCATCAAGAAGATTACAAGGAGGAACAAGTCATCCATCTTGCATAGCTTGGAAAGGTTCGAGCAAGGGCTTGTAAGTATAGGTCACCTTAGCAACTACACTATGGCCCCCCTTGCTTATGTTGTTGAATCTGATACTACATATATCTTTTATGAATACCCTCAACATGGAACACTCTTTGACCTCCTTCACGGAAGAAGTGATGACAATGTTTTAGACTGGAAAAGTCGCTTTGCCATAGCAGTTGGCATTTGTAGAGGTTTGGATATCTTACATGGAGGCTCTCTCTTCAGCGATCCGATCGTACTCTTCCGTGTTTCAACAAGCAGCATCTTTATGGAACATTTGGACCAGCCCTTAATTGGAGATATTGAGCTTGGGAGGGCATTTAGTTCTTCACAATTTGCCATAGCAGTTGGATATGTTCCTCCAG AATATGCATATGTGATGAGAGTGACTGAGGCTGGTAATATGTATAGCTTTGGGGTAATAATGCTTGAGCTGCTAACTGGGAAACCAGCCATTAGTGAAGGAACAGAGTTGGCTAAGTGGATTATCCAGCATGAAGATTTGGGTGAAGTTCTTGACAGCAGAGTGAGCGGAAATTCTGTTcaagttcatcaacaaatgCTTTTACTGCTTGAAATTGCTCTGCAATGCGTAAGTGTCTCTCCAAGTGAAAGACCTGATGCCAAAGAATTACTAGAGACATTGCTATCTTTGGGCCAACAGTTTGGTATCTAA